The DNA region TCATTAATATATCATATTGAGCTGTAAATAACAATGAGAGGGGCTGAATCTGTTGCACATTCATGGCGGTTTATGTATACTGTTTAAGAAAGGTAGGTTGATTATATGGCTTTTGATGGCATTGTCATTTCTAATATAGTAAAAGAACTAAATGATACAATCGTAGGAGGGCGCATCGGCAAGGTGACCCAGCCTGAGAAGGATGAGATTATTCTCACTGTAAGGAATCATAGAACCAATTACAAACTCTTGCTTTCTTCTATGGCCAGTATGCCCCGTCTACATCTAACTGAAACCAACAAGACCAATCCTATTACGGCACTTAACTATTGCATGCTTCTTAGGAAGCATCTTATTGGTGGTCTTATTCTCTCAATTAGCCAACCCAACTTCGAAAGAATTGTGGTGATTGAGATTCAGAATCTGGATGAAATGGGCGAAACATGTTATAGGAAACTGATTATTGAGGTTATGGGACGACACAGTAACATCATCTTAACCGATGAAAATGATATGATCTTAGACAGCATAAAAAGGATTGGGGCTCAGGTCAGTTCTGTTCGAGAAGTTTTCCCCAATAGACCTTATGTCTTACCACCAAACCAAGGTAAAGCGAACCCCTTAACGATCCGAGATTTTGATACTTTTTTACAGATCATTCGTGGACAAGAAGCTCTCCAACAGGCATTATACAAGAACATCACCGGTTTCAGTCCTCAGATGGCTGAAGAAATCTGCTTCAGAGCCGATATTCACGGTTCTACCGTTGTGGATGATCTAAGTGCCACGCAGATTCAATCTGTCTATGAGGTCTATAAAGTCCTGATTGAAGCTATTGAAAAAGGTGACTATGCCCCGACTGTGGTTGTGGACGCTTCGGACAAACAGATTGCTTTTGGTGCTTTTCCCATTAGCTTCTATCAAAATGAGACTTTGGTACCTTATGAGAGTATCTCGGCACTGGTGGAGAACTTCTACATGAACAACGCCATCCAGTCTAGAATCTCACAAAAATCTGTGGATCTTAGGAAATTGGTCCAAACCAATCTGGAACGTTGTTATAAGAAGCTTAACTTACAGTTGCAGCAACTGAAGGACACTGAAGATCGAGACAAGTTCAAGATTGTGGGCGAGTTGATTCATGCCAATCTTTATCAAATACAAGAAGGTGACACAGAAGTTACTGTTCTTGATTATTATCATGATAATCAACCCAAAACGATTACCCTAGATCCTCGTCTAACACCCAGTCAAAATGCAACCAAGCAGTACGACAAGTATAATAAGAAGAAGAGGACGCTGGCGGCACTGAGTGAGCACATTAAAACGACTCAAGGAGAAATCGAACATCTGGAGAGTGTTAAATACGCTCTGGCCAATGCACTTAAGGAGGAAGATCTTCTTGAGGTGCGGCAGGAGCTTATGGAAACCGGTTATCTGAAGTTCCGACGTTCCAAATCAAAGAAGGCTCTACAAAAAGCAGAGCCCATGCATTACCGTTCTTCTCTTGGTCATGATATCTATGTGGGTAAAAACAATTATCAGAACGATCTCTTAGCGACTAAGTTATCCAATGGGGGTGACTGGTGGTTCCACGCTAAAGATATTCCAGGTTCTCATGTAATTGTCAAGGCAGACGGTCAGGAGTTACCAGATGTGGTCTATGAGGAAGCGGCCGGTCTTGCTGCTTATTACTCTAAGGATCGTGAGTCACCCAAGGTGTCTGTGGATTATACTTTGAAGAAGAACTTGAAGAAGCCTAATGGTTCTGCACCGGGATATGTAATCTATCATACGAATTATTCTCTTATGGTGGCGCCGAGTCTTAAAGGTGTTACTTTGGTGAAGGATTGATATATTTGCCTTTTGTATGAAAGTGTATGTATTATGATTGTAAAGTGTTGGAATAAGTTTAGGTAGTGGTATT from Petrocella atlantisensis includes:
- a CDS encoding Rqc2 family fibronectin-binding protein; amino-acid sequence: MAFDGIVISNIVKELNDTIVGGRIGKVTQPEKDEIILTVRNHRTNYKLLLSSMASMPRLHLTETNKTNPITALNYCMLLRKHLIGGLILSISQPNFERIVVIEIQNLDEMGETCYRKLIIEVMGRHSNIILTDENDMILDSIKRIGAQVSSVREVFPNRPYVLPPNQGKANPLTIRDFDTFLQIIRGQEALQQALYKNITGFSPQMAEEICFRADIHGSTVVDDLSATQIQSVYEVYKVLIEAIEKGDYAPTVVVDASDKQIAFGAFPISFYQNETLVPYESISALVENFYMNNAIQSRISQKSVDLRKLVQTNLERCYKKLNLQLQQLKDTEDRDKFKIVGELIHANLYQIQEGDTEVTVLDYYHDNQPKTITLDPRLTPSQNATKQYDKYNKKKRTLAALSEHIKTTQGEIEHLESVKYALANALKEEDLLEVRQELMETGYLKFRRSKSKKALQKAEPMHYRSSLGHDIYVGKNNYQNDLLATKLSNGGDWWFHAKDIPGSHVIVKADGQELPDVVYEEAAGLAAYYSKDRESPKVSVDYTLKKNLKKPNGSAPGYVIYHTNYSLMVAPSLKGVTLVKD